GGTACTTTGCCTATGCCTGCCATCAATATCAACGACTCTGTTACCAAATCCAAATTTGACAACAAATACGGTTGCCGCGAATCCTGTGTAGACGCTATCCGTCGTGCTACTGACGTGATGATCGCCGGTAAAGTGGCTGTTGTAGCTGGTTTCGGCGACGTAGGTAAAGGTTCCGCTGAATCCCTGAGAGGTGCAGGCGCCCGTGTAATCGTTACTGAAATCGATCCGATCTGTGCTTTACAGGCTGCCATGGAAGGTTATGAAGTGAAAAAAATGAACGATGCCGTTAAAGAAGCAGACATCATCGTGACCACTACCGGTTGCCGCGATATCATCAACGGCGAACACTTCAAACTGATGAAAGATAAATGCATCGTTTCCAATATCGGTCACTTCGATATCGAAATCGACGTTGCATGGCTGAATAAAAACTACGGCCACACCAAAGTGGAAATCAAACCACAGGTTGATAAATACACCATCGATGGTAAAGATATCATCCTGCTGGCCGAAGGCCGTCTGGTGAACCTGGGCTGCGCTACAGGACACCCTTCTTTCGTAATGAGCAACTCTTTCACCAACCAGACACTGGCCCAGTTGGAACTGTGGCTGAACTCAGACCAGTACGAAAACAAAGTATATGTACTGCCTAAACACCTGGATGAAAAAGTAGCCCGCTTACACCTGAAAAAAATCGGTGTGGAACTGGACGTGCTCACCCCTGCTCAATCCGAATACCTCGGCATTCCGGCAGAAGGTCCGTTCAAACCAGACTACTACAGATACTAGTAGGTTTCAATTACGAATTACGAATTACGAATTACGAATTACGAATTACGAATTACGAATTACGAATTACGAATTACGAATTAAAAACGCGAAGACCTGAGCGAATATACATTTGCTCAGGTCTTTTTATTTGTCAGGGTTATTGATGTATACTGCGATCAAACAGCCCTCATTCGTAATTCGTAACCCGTAATTCGTAATTGATTAGTATTTTTGTGGCATGACAAAGCTGAGCGTTAATATCAACAAGTTTGCTACCCTGCGCAATGCACGGGGCGGCAACCTTCCGGACATTCTTAAAGTGGCACAGGATTGCGAACGGTTTGGCGCTGACGGTATTACCGTCCACCCCCGCCCCGACGAGCGCCATATCCGCTACCAGGACGTAAGAGACCTTAAACCCCTTGTCACCACCGAATTTAATATCGAAGGATACCCTTCCAGGGATTTTATGGACCTCGTACTGTCTGTAAAACCACACCAGTGTACCCTGGTGCCCGATCCACCGGACGCCATCACCTCCAACACCGGCTGGGACACTATCCAACACCAGTCCCAACTGAAGGAAGTGATCAGTGAACTGAAAAAAGCCGGTATCCGTGTTTCCATATTCCTCAATGCCGAACCTGATAAAGTGGAAGGCGCCAAAACCGCCGGTGCAGACCGCATAGAGCTGTATACCGGTCCTTACGCGGAAGAATATACGAACGCCCGTACACAACCGCAGAACCTCCAGCTGTTCAACGATTATAAAAATACCGCCCGCGAAGCCACCAACATCGGACTGGAACTGAATGCCGGCCACGACCTGAACCTGGACAACCTGCGTTTCTTCAAACTGCATATCCCGCAACTGAAAGAAGTGTCTATCGGCCACGCCCTCGTAGTGGACGCCCTTTATTATGGCCTCGAAAACACCATCCAGCTCTATAAAAGACAACTGGCAGACCACTAATTAATTCCCCAGGCTAAAGCGCTGGGCTAAGATATCTTTCAGGCTTTTTAACAGGAAGCAAATTGAATAATAAAGCCCGGGGCTTAAGCTCCCCGGGCTTTATTATTTTCCCGGTTTTTTAACGGGAAAGAAATGGAATAACATCCTAAACATTAAAGCCATTCCGCTGAGAGGAATGGCTTTAAGAACCCTTAAAACAATCAACATGATGCTCATATCGGGGTCACAACAAAACCGATATGAACTTTTAAAAAATTGCTGCCAGGAATGGCAACAAAATGCCTTTATACTAAAACTAAAATATGCTCGCTTTTATAAAAACGAGGCCGGCAGTCATAAAAGTTTTAACCAGTAATCACTGCCTTTCCCGCCTACTTCTTTAATAACGCTATTTCCAGCACTTGGTTCATTTCCTTTACATAATGAAACTTCATGCCTTTGATATATGAAGGATTTATTTCCTTTATATCCTTCTCATTCTGCCAGCATAAGATAATTTCTTTGATTCCTGCCCTTTTGGCGGCCAGAATTTTTTCTTTCAGGCCTCCTACCGGCAGCACCTGCCCTCTCAACGTTATCTCCCCGCTCATCGCCAGGTAAGACCTTACCTTACGCCCGGTGAATGCGGAAGTCAGCGCTGTTAACATGGTGATACCGGCACTGGGACCGTCTTTCGGTACCGCGCCTTCAGGAATATGCACATGCACGTTCTTCGTATGGAAGATTTTCGGGTCCAGCTTCAGCTCCGCAGCGTGGGACTGTATATAGCTCAATGCAGTCACCGCCGATTCCTTCATCACGTTGCCCAGGTTACCCGTCAGTTTCAGTTCTCCTTTTCCTTCACTCAGGCTGCTTTCGATAAACAGTATCTCCCCGCCTACATAAGTCCAGGCAAGACCTACGGCCACGCCGGGAGGATTGCCCACTTTATAGATCTCATTGGAATATCGGGGTTTGCCCAATATCCGCTCTACATCTGCATCAGTAATGTTTTCAGGTACTTTGCGCTCCATGGCCACTTCTTTGGCCAGGTTACGCATAATCGCTGCAAAGAGCCTGTCCAGCTCCCTTACACCGCTCTCACGGGTATAATCCGCAATAATGTGCTCAATGACACCATTACTGAGTTTAAACTTGGTGTCCTGAAGACCGTGCGCCTCTTTCTGTTTAGGCAACAGGTGGCGTTTGGCGATCTCTGTTTTTTCCTCGATGGAATATCCGCTGAGGTCGATGATCTCCAGCCTGTCGCGCAGCGCAGGGTGAATAGCATTGATATTATTGGCAGTAGCGATGAATAAAACCTTGCTCAGGTCAAATTCCAGCTCCAGGTAGTTATCGTAGAAGGTGCTGTTCTGCTCGGGGTCCAGTACTTCCAGCAGGGCTGAACTTGGATCGCCGCGCAGGTCGTTGCCGATCTTGTCAATTTCATCAAGGATCATGACAGGGTTGGCAGATTTGATTTTGCGGATAGACTGTATCACGCGGCCCGGCATAGCGCCGATATAGGTTTTGCGGTGCCCTCTGATCTCGCTTTCATCGTGAAGGCCGCCAAGGCTCAACCGCACGTATTTACGGCCTACTGCATTGGCGATAGAGCGTCCCAGAGAGGTTTTACCAATACCCGGAGGGCCTACGAAACACAGGATCGGTGATTTCATATCCCCTTTCAGCTTCAATACGGCCAGGTATTCCAGTATCCTTTCCTTGATTTTCTCCATGCCATAATGGTCATGGTCCAGTATTTTCTTCGCCTTTTTCAGGTCGTAGCTGTCAGTGGTGAATTCGCCCCAGGGCAGGTCCAGCATCAGGTCCAGGTGGTTGTACACCACGCTGTAATCCGGCGTGCTGGGATGCATGCGTTCCAGTTTTTCTATGCCTTTGGCAAAAGCTTCCGCTGCGGCCGCAGACCATTTCTTGCCTTCTGCTTTGCGTTTCATCTCCTTCAGCTCACGATCGTTGGCATCACCGCCCAGTTCTTCCTTGATGGACTTCATCTGCTGTTGCAGGAAGTAGTCACGCTGTTGTTTATCAAGGTCGGCCTTGGTTTTATTGGTGATTTTGTTCTTCAGCTCCGCCAGCTGCAGTTCTGTCTGCAACAGTTTCATCAACAGTTCCGCGCGGGTACGCAGGTTATTGATTTCCAGCAGCTGCTGTTTGTCTTTCAGGTCTGAGTTAAGATTGGAAGACACGAAATGCACAAGGAAAGAGGCATTCTCAATGTTTTTGAGGATAATGCTTGCTTCTGAAGGCAGGTTGGGAGACAGTTGGATAATTTGTGCTGCCAGGTCCTTGATGGAGGAAATGTAGGCTTCAAATTCCGAGTCGTCTTCTGCGGCCTCGTCCTGCAACAGTTCCACCTGGGCTTTGAAATACGGGTCTTCCGCAACAATTTCTTTTATCTTGAAGCGCTTGCGGCCCTGAATGATGATGGTGGTGCCACCATCCGGCATTTTGATCAGTTTCACAATGCGGGCCACCGTACCTACCTCACTAAGATCGGCCACATTAGGATCTTCGATGGTACTGTCTTTCTGCGCCACCACACCGATCAATTTGTCAGCCTTGTATGCGTCGTTAACTGCCTTTATGGATTTATCCCTGCCCACGGTAATGGGTAAAACCACACCGGGAAACAGAACGGTATTGCGTAATGGTAATAATGCCAGTTGGTCGGGGATGTTGTCTTCCTCCTGACCTTCCCCGTCTTCATTCAAAGGGATAATAGGCATAAACTCCATTTCATCTTCTGAATTTCCTAAATAAAATCTGTTCATCTGAGATATTTAATGCCCGAAGGACATTCTGGCAGAATATGCTGCTGAGACCTTCGTTTTTTTATGCACTACTACCTTGTCAAGTTTGGTGCCAAGTGACGATGTGTCACATTTATGTGAATATACAAAGCAGTGAAGGGCTAAACAATCTGTGTTGATAAAAAAAGCGAAGATCACGTTGAAGATAGTACTGTTTTGAAACAATCATATACTATTCTCCAATGTGATCTTCGCTTCGCGGCGTCTTGGCGTCTTTGTTGCCTGGCGTAATTACAGGGTCACACCCACACCCAGCTGAATGCTCTGGTTTTTCCAGTTGCTGGTGTTGGTAACGCTTTCGATACCTTTTACGTCATTGAAGCCAATGATGTAACGGGCGCTGACATTCACGATTGGCAGCTGCAGCCATAAACCGGCCACACCGGAAATTTCGCCGCCTTTAAAGGCTGTATTGGCAGCACCAAAAACTTTTCTGTCGCTCACCAGTGCGCCGAACTGAGGACCTACCTGCAGTTTGAGACGGGGAGTTCCCAGGTCGATATTTGCGAGCAATGGAATGCTCAGGTAGTTCAGGTTGACTTTTTTGCGGTCATCTGAAGTACTTACGTTTTTATAGATGTCACTGAAATTATCAGTGGTTTCTGTTTTAGTGGAAGAAAAGATCACTTCACCCTGCACACCAAAACCTTTTACCAGGTTTAACTGTGCGAAACCACCCAGGTGGTAACCTAATTTAAATCCGTCCTGAAATCCGGAACCATCCAGTTTTCCAAGGTTGGCGCCACCTTTAATACCAAAGCGCAGTAATTTTTGCGCGCTAACAGAGGTGGTAACAGCGGTCATTGCAAGCAGTGCAACGGCGAGAAACAGTTTTTTCATAATTGTATTGTTGTTAGTAATGGTTAAAATTATAGACGCCCGAACAGTAAAATACCCCTACGTTATCAGGGGAGATTCCCTAAATACAAATTCCGTGCTATTGTTAAGAAAATCAAAAACTGTAAGACAGGCGGGCGGTGAAATAGCCCATCAGCTGCGTGTCTGCGCCGGTCAACGGCTTAAAAACAGTGAAGGAAGGAGAAAGGGTAAATTGATTAAACAGGTAGGAAACATTAACAGTGCAATCAACGGCACGGGCTTCAAAACCAGTATGGTCTTCATAATTGATGACCTTTCCCGGGCGCATTTTATCTAGTTTCATTTTAGAAGAGCGTGTCAGGTAACGGAAAGCCGCCAGCTGACTGTAATAATTGGCCGTGCCTAATGTCAGTGACAGGGAAGGCTGCAACAGCAATGCATCCCGGGAACAAAGCACTGCATCGAAAATAAAAGGATGCCGCACCGTGGCGATCACATTAAAATCGCTGCCGGTCACCCTTTCTCTCAGGCGGGCCGTATTGCTGGAATAGTTTCCCCAGCCATAATCCAGACTGACGCCCATGTGCAGCCACCACTTACGGTAATAAAAATAGGAGAACAATTCGTTGTTGATCGGCGTGGCCGGAACATCCGTAGAATCATTAAAAAGGTAACGGGTATACGAAATGCCGGTAATAAAATTTCTGTTCTTCGTATAGTCATAACCTGCAGTGAAGTCCCATTCAAACCAGTGTTTTTTATCTGTATCAAACAGATAATAACCGCTGGCACCTGCAAACAGGCCGCTTTTATGGTACCATGTCAGCGAGGGGGAAAGGTAAGCTTTCATGACAATAGGCTGGTCAAGGTTGACCGTCTTACTACCGTAGGCAGGATTGTTGCCATAGCTCAGCGCGGCCACTATTTCACTCTTCTGCTGTTTGTTCAACAGTGAATCCAACTGTCTTTCCAGGTCGGCCAGGGACTGGCCTTCAGCGAAAACACTGCAAAACAGTAGCAGACATGTCAGAAATACGCGCATTGAAAAGGAGATACTGCACACAATATAGCATATTTTGACATTTGGGCATTTGGATATTCGGTGACCGGGCTATTTATGGCGGTGAGTTCCCCGTGGCGCTTTGTGACTGAAAAAAAAGCGTCTGGTTTTCAATACCTGAATTAAAATGCTTGGCGCCTATACAAGGTCAATAACCGTGATTTCAGGCAGTACCCCCACGCGGCCCGGATAACCGAGGAAACCGAAGCCCCTGTTCACATACAGCCGTTGTTCCCCGGCTTTGTACAGGCCAGCCCATTCCTTGTAGAAGTATTGTGCAGGGCTCCATTTGAGGCCTGGTATTTCCACGCCGAACTGCATGCCATGCGTATGGCCGGCCAGGGTGAGGTCAATGTCCGGGAATTCCGGGCGTATCTGGGCATCCCAGTGGGTGGGATCATGCGACATCAGGATTTTGAAAGGGATATGGTTTACGCCGTCGTAAGCCCGGCGCAGATCGCCGTGACGGGGGAAACGTTTGATAGCGCTCCAGTTTTCCACACCAAGCAGGGCGATTTGCCCGCCGTCTTTTTCCAGCACCACGCTTTCGTTCATCATCAGTTTCCAGCCCAGTTCACCATGCACTTGCTTCAGGCGTTCCAGGTTTTTCTGCTGCATGTCGCTATGGCCTGCCGGTGTTTTGTCCGGCCAGGGATAATAGTCGCCATAATCATGGTTACCCAGCGTAGAATACACGCCCATAGGGGCTTTTACCTGGCTGAACACATCCATCCAGTGGGTCATTTCATCCGCGCGGTCGTTGACCAGGTCGCCGGTAAACAGTACCAGGTCGGCTTTCTGGGCGTTGATCATATTAACGCCCTTTACCACCGCTTCGCGGTTGGCAAAGCTGCCGGAATGGATGTCTGAGATCTGGACGATGCGCAGCCCTCTGAAGGAGGCCGGCAGATTTTTAAATGCGAGTTTGAGTTTATGGACGCGGTAGTTGTATTTATTGGAGAAGCCGTACAGCAGGGTGCCGAAAAGGCTGCCGCCGGCGATGAGGCCGAGACGGCTCAGAAACTGGGAGCGGGAGATGCCGTTTACCGTACCTTCCGCAGCAGCGGTGCTTTGTGCCGGGACAAACCGCTGAATCAGCCATACGATACCGCGACGGACATCATCTATCAGCAGGAATACGACCGCCAGCAGTTTCGCTACTACCAGTCCCAGGAATATGGCCATCAGGTAGGATTTCAGCTGAGCGGGCCAGCTATGCCAGTGAATATAGGGCAGCAGCAGGACCATGATAATGCAGATGGCGGATACGGCCCAGTAGGCAGAATAGGCGATGACCCGTACCCGGGGCAGTGACATGTACACCATGGCTCTTACCGCCTGAAATACGTAGAGGTCCAACAACAGGAGAAAAACGACTAATATAATAGAATTCAATCCGGGTCGCATTACAAATATTTAATATAAATTATAACAGAAAGGCAAATTAATACAAGTTATCCGTCAGAAAAAGTTAAAACGGGTAGCTGGCAGGTATGCAGACGAATAACACACGGATAAATTGCAGGGTTTTAAATTAAATGTTGAAATGGGGTTATTTATCGTATTTATATTAATTATATATTAAATATCATCCATTCCCGGATTCATATTGATCAGGACACTTTGTGAATAAATAAATATACTACAGCGCCGGAATTGTTGCTAATCGTTGTATTTTTGTCCGATTCAGGTAGCTTGTAACATTTAATTACCCGGGTTAGTGATTTTTGGGCGAAGGCTTAAATTCATCATTAATAACCGGTAATTCGTTTTTTTTACCTAAAATTGAGACCATGAGATACACCAATTACGGTCATTCCTGCTTTGCAGTGGAGATAAAAGGCAAGCGGATACTTTTTGACCCGTTCATTACCCACAATGAGCTGGCCAGCAAGGTAGACGTTCAGGCTATACAGGCGGATTATATTTTTGTTTCCCATGGCCATGAGGACCATGTGGCGGATTTGATTTCGCTGGCGAAGCAGACCGGGGCCATGGTGGTATCTAATTTTGAGATTGTTACCTGGGCGGGCAAGCAGGGGCTGACCAAGCTGCACCCCATGAATACCGGCGGCAAATGGAAATTTGATTTCGGCACTGTTAAGTGCGTGGTGGCCCAGCATTCCAGCGGGCTGCCGGACGGCACTTACGGTGGTAACCCGATGGGATTTGTATTTATCACTGACGAAGGCAATTTTTATTACAGTGGCGATACCGCGCTGACCATGGACATGGAGCTGATACCGGGCATTGCAGAACTGGATTTTGCCGTTTTACCGATTGGTGATAATTTCACCATGGGCCCGGAAGATGCCATTGCCGCGGCTGAAATGATTGAATGTGAAAAAATAATCGGCATCCATTATGACACCTTCGGGTATATCAAGATAGACAAGAGGGAGGTCATGCAGCTTTTTGACGAAGCCGGCGTGGAGCTGCTGCTGCCTGAAATAGGCAGTACCATAGAGGTTTGAGGAAGAGGCGATACTGCTATTTAATCCT
The Chitinophaga varians genome window above contains:
- the ahcY gene encoding adenosylhomocysteinase, with protein sequence MSTIAKSNIDFSLPYKVKDMSLAAWGRKEIELAEAEMPGLMSLREEYGDKKPLKGARIAGCLHMTIQTAVLIETLVHLGAEVRWSSCNIFSTQDHAAAAVAAAGVPVFAWKGLNEQEFDWCIEQTLFFGGSDRPLNMILDDGGDLTNMVLDKYTELIQHIKGLSEETTTGVHRLYERMKNGTLPMPAININDSVTKSKFDNKYGCRESCVDAIRRATDVMIAGKVAVVAGFGDVGKGSAESLRGAGARVIVTEIDPICALQAAMEGYEVKKMNDAVKEADIIVTTTGCRDIINGEHFKLMKDKCIVSNIGHFDIEIDVAWLNKNYGHTKVEIKPQVDKYTIDGKDIILLAEGRLVNLGCATGHPSFVMSNSFTNQTLAQLELWLNSDQYENKVYVLPKHLDEKVARLHLKKIGVELDVLTPAQSEYLGIPAEGPFKPDYYRY
- a CDS encoding pyridoxine 5'-phosphate synthase, which produces MTKLSVNINKFATLRNARGGNLPDILKVAQDCERFGADGITVHPRPDERHIRYQDVRDLKPLVTTEFNIEGYPSRDFMDLVLSVKPHQCTLVPDPPDAITSNTGWDTIQHQSQLKEVISELKKAGIRVSIFLNAEPDKVEGAKTAGADRIELYTGPYAEEYTNARTQPQNLQLFNDYKNTAREATNIGLELNAGHDLNLDNLRFFKLHIPQLKEVSIGHALVVDALYYGLENTIQLYKRQLADH
- the lon gene encoding endopeptidase La, whose amino-acid sequence is MNRFYLGNSEDEMEFMPIIPLNEDGEGQEEDNIPDQLALLPLRNTVLFPGVVLPITVGRDKSIKAVNDAYKADKLIGVVAQKDSTIEDPNVADLSEVGTVARIVKLIKMPDGGTTIIIQGRKRFKIKEIVAEDPYFKAQVELLQDEAAEDDSEFEAYISSIKDLAAQIIQLSPNLPSEASIILKNIENASFLVHFVSSNLNSDLKDKQQLLEINNLRTRAELLMKLLQTELQLAELKNKITNKTKADLDKQQRDYFLQQQMKSIKEELGGDANDRELKEMKRKAEGKKWSAAAAEAFAKGIEKLERMHPSTPDYSVVYNHLDLMLDLPWGEFTTDSYDLKKAKKILDHDHYGMEKIKERILEYLAVLKLKGDMKSPILCFVGPPGIGKTSLGRSIANAVGRKYVRLSLGGLHDESEIRGHRKTYIGAMPGRVIQSIRKIKSANPVMILDEIDKIGNDLRGDPSSALLEVLDPEQNSTFYDNYLELEFDLSKVLFIATANNINAIHPALRDRLEIIDLSGYSIEEKTEIAKRHLLPKQKEAHGLQDTKFKLSNGVIEHIIADYTRESGVRELDRLFAAIMRNLAKEVAMERKVPENITDADVERILGKPRYSNEIYKVGNPPGVAVGLAWTYVGGEILFIESSLSEGKGELKLTGNLGNVMKESAVTALSYIQSHAAELKLDPKIFHTKNVHVHIPEGAVPKDGPSAGITMLTALTSAFTGRKVRSYLAMSGEITLRGQVLPVGGLKEKILAAKRAGIKEIILCWQNEKDIKEINPSYIKGMKFHYVKEMNQVLEIALLKK
- a CDS encoding porin family protein, producing MKKLFLAVALLAMTAVTTSVSAQKLLRFGIKGGANLGKLDGSGFQDGFKLGYHLGGFAQLNLVKGFGVQGEVIFSSTKTETTDNFSDIYKNVSTSDDRKKVNLNYLSIPLLANIDLGTPRLKLQVGPQFGALVSDRKVFGAANTAFKGGEISGVAGLWLQLPIVNVSARYIIGFNDVKGIESVTNTSNWKNQSIQLGVGVTL
- a CDS encoding metallophosphoesterase, with amino-acid sequence MNSIILVVFLLLLDLYVFQAVRAMVYMSLPRVRVIAYSAYWAVSAICIIMVLLLPYIHWHSWPAQLKSYLMAIFLGLVVAKLLAVVFLLIDDVRRGIVWLIQRFVPAQSTAAAEGTVNGISRSQFLSRLGLIAGGSLFGTLLYGFSNKYNYRVHKLKLAFKNLPASFRGLRIVQISDIHSGSFANREAVVKGVNMINAQKADLVLFTGDLVNDRADEMTHWMDVFSQVKAPMGVYSTLGNHDYGDYYPWPDKTPAGHSDMQQKNLERLKQVHGELGWKLMMNESVVLEKDGGQIALLGVENWSAIKRFPRHGDLRRAYDGVNHIPFKILMSHDPTHWDAQIRPEFPDIDLTLAGHTHGMQFGVEIPGLKWSPAQYFYKEWAGLYKAGEQRLYVNRGFGFLGYPGRVGVLPEITVIDLV
- a CDS encoding metal-dependent hydrolase; this translates as MRYTNYGHSCFAVEIKGKRILFDPFITHNELASKVDVQAIQADYIFVSHGHEDHVADLISLAKQTGAMVVSNFEIVTWAGKQGLTKLHPMNTGGKWKFDFGTVKCVVAQHSSGLPDGTYGGNPMGFVFITDEGNFYYSGDTALTMDMELIPGIAELDFAVLPIGDNFTMGPEDAIAAAEMIECEKIIGIHYDTFGYIKIDKREVMQLFDEAGVELLLPEIGSTIEV